In Amyelois transitella isolate CPQ chromosome 5, ilAmyTran1.1, whole genome shotgun sequence, one DNA window encodes the following:
- the LOC106134520 gene encoding 15-hydroxyprostaglandin dehydrogenase [NAD(+)] yields the protein MSVPFDLKDKVCLVTGGAAGIGAAVVRTFLMENARAVVFLDVAEREGFTLEAELLTRFGPLRAKFIKCDVSDEETLSDAFKQVLNKYTKLDVVVNSAAVLGTGQSFKRTIDINFTGTVASTMRAVEVMGKDNGGNGGTVLNISSLLALKQHPHLPVYAATKTAVLYFSNAFGAELHYSKTQVRVLTVCLGPTDTAILQRLNLEHFNKDGACLTPTPERQKVESAATGILETIYKGTSGSTWMIANDKPAVEITHIISKGFETLSNLPKD from the exons ATGTCAGTGCCATTCGATTTGAAAGATAAAGTGTGCTTGGTGACCGGCGGGGCAGCAGGCATTGGAGCTGCTGTGGTCAGAACATTTTTGATGGAAAATGCCAGG GCCGTAGTTTTCCTAGACGTGGCCGAGCGTGAAGGTTTTACTTTGGAGGCTGAACTCTTGACCAGATTTGGACCTCTGCGAGCCAAGTTCATAAAATGCGACGTCTCTGATGAGGAAACCCTTAGCGATGCGTTCAAGCAAGTCCTTAATAAATACACCAAGTTGGATGTGGTTGTCAACAGCGcagcggttttgggtactggCCAGTCTTTTAAGAGGACGattgatattaatttt ACAGGAACAGTTGCCAGTACGATGAGAGCAGTAGAAGTAATGGGCAAAGATAATGGAGGAAACGGGGGTACAGTTCTCAACATATCGTCCCTTTTAGCCTTGAAACAGCACCCTCATTTACCCGTGTACGCAGCTACGAAAACAGCAGTTCTATATTTCAGCAATGCTTTTGGA GCGGAGTTGCATTATTCAAAGACGCAGGTTCGCGTCCTAACCGTGTGCCTCGGGCCCACAGACACCGCCATTCTTCAGAGGCTCAACTTGGAACACTTTAATAAAGATGGCGCCTGCTTGACCCCGACTCCTGAGAGGCAAAA ggTGGAGTCAGCAGCCACGGGTATCCTGGAAACGATCTACAAAGGTACCAGCGGATCCACCTGGATGATTGCAAATGACAAACCGGCTGTAGAAATTACTCACATTATCAGCAAAGGATTCGAAACCCTCTCAAATCTGCCTAAGGATTAA